In Dermacentor silvarum isolate Dsil-2018 chromosome 2, BIME_Dsil_1.4, whole genome shotgun sequence, the following proteins share a genomic window:
- the LOC119439910 gene encoding uncharacterized protein K02A2.6-like, with protein MWQVRAPAHDGSPYRVEVSVNGTSLIMELDTGASVSVVSEETFHRTFPSCRLEPSSVMLKGYTGELSPVQGSLPATVRLGNHESRDVLYVVPGHCPSLMGRGWMKGLGIELRNVMDVKAITSVDGLVAEYASVFDDALGTFKGVSAKITIEDNVKPRFFKACPVPFAMIDRVNEALMRMERVGVLRPVKTSEWAAPIVPILKRSGQIRICGDFKVTVNPVTVPEKYPIPRVEDLFSRLSGGEKFSKLDLKDAYLQVQLDEASRKLVTINTPKGLYQYTRLPFGVTSAPSIFQREMENLLQGLRHVVVYFDDVLLGKCAFLERQVQYLGHVVTATGFQPNPEKVEAVLNAPRAKDVKALQSYLGLVNFYRRFLPGLSSVLHPLNELLVAKVPWEWREDHESAFQRSKELLVSAAVLAHYDPKKPVVLVCDASPYGVGAVLAHREDSGAERPIAFASRSLAPAERNYSHLDKEALALMFGVTKFRQYLWGREFAAITDHKALPGLLAPDKRVPEMCSPRIMRWALMLGAYNYKLMYRPGASIANADGLSRLQLPVCAQPVERPAEVFMLEAAYPRVLRSTAVAEATSKDSTLAKLRDALWSGAELRDPEFRFYADRKLQMSVQEDCILLGSRVIIPSALQQEVLRLLHEGHHGMTKMKAIARSHVWWSSLDEDITAAVRQCQDYSPRNYRVLTSGADHGQ; from the exons ATGTGGCAAGTGCGCGCACCGGCTCACGACGGTAGCCCGTACCGGGTTGAGGTCTCCGTGAATGGAACTTCCCTCATTATGGAACTCGACACGGGAGCAAGTGTGTCTGTCGTGTCGGAAGAGACCTTTCACCGCACATTTCCGTCATGTCGCCTGGAACCGTCAAGCGTCATGCTGAAAGGTTACACCGGTGAGCTGTCCCCGGTGCAAGGCAGCCTGCCTGCCACTGTAAGACTAGGAAACCATGAGTCCCGGGACGTGTTGTACGTCGTCCCAGGACACTGCCCGTCCCTGATGGGACGTGGCTGGATGAAAGGTCTCGGAATTGAACTGCGCAATGTGATGGACGTTAAGGCTATCACGTCGGTTGATGGACTCGTCGCTGAGTATGCGAGTGTTTTCGACGACGCCTTGGGAACATTCAAGGGAGTGTCCGCGAAAATAACAATCGAAGACAACGTGAAGCCGAGGTTTTTCAAGGCTTGTCCTGTTCCGTTCGCAATGATCGACCGCGTCAACGAGGCACTGATGCGCATGGAACGAGTTGGAGTGCTGCGTCCAGTTAAGACTTCGGAATGGGCTGCACCTATTGTGCCTATCTTGAAGCGAAGTGGCCAGATTCGGATATGTGGCGACTTCAAGGTCACTGTTAATCCCGTGACAGTGCCTGAAAAGTACCCGATACCACGCGTTGAAGACCTGTTTAGCCGTCTTAGCGGTGGCGAGAAGTTCAGCAAGTTGGACTTGAAGGATGCGTATTTGCAAGTTCAACTGGACGAGGCATCCCGCAAGCTGGTGACAATCAACACACCAAAAGGACTGTACCAATACACGCGTTTGCCTTTTGGCGTCACATCTGCTCCTTCAATTTTCCAGCGGGAGATGGAAAACCTGCTACAAGGGCTCAGACACGTTGTGGTGTATTTCGACGACGTTCTT CTTGGCAAGTGTGCCTTCCTGGAACGGCAAGTTCAATACCTGGGTCACGTTGTGACGGCTACGGGGTTTCAACCCAACCCTGAAAAGGTAGAGGCTGTGCTGAATGCCCCTAGAGCCAAAGATGTCAAGGCATTACAGAGTTACCTAGGCCTAGTCAACTTTTACCGCAGGTTTCTGCCGGGGCTGTCTAGTGTGTTGCATCCCTTGAACGAGCTGCTTGTGGCGAAGGTGCCTTGGGAGTGGCGTGAGGATCACGAAAGTGCTTTCCAAAGGAGCAAGGAGCTACTTGTTTCAGCAGCAGTGCTGGCGCATTATGACCCCAAGAAACCCGTGGTTCTCGTATGCGATGCGTCACCGTATGGCGTTGGCGCCGTTCTGGCCCATAGGGAAGACTCGGGGGCTGAACGACCAATCGCATTTGCATCACGAAGTCTCGCGCCAGCCGAGCGGAACTACAGTCATCTCGACAAGGAGGCTCTTGCGCTCATGTTCGGCGTAACCAAGTTCCGACAATACCTCTGGGGACGCGAGTTCGCGGCTATTACGGACCATAAAGCATTACCGGGCTTGCTGGCTCCGGACAAGCGCGTGCCTGAGATGTGTTCACCGCGTATCATGCGTTGGGCGCTGATGCTTGGAGCATATAACTACAAGCTCATGTACCGGCCGGGAGCAAGCATTGCCAACGCGGATGGTTTGAGTCGCCTACAACTACCAGTGTGCGCTCAACCTGTGGAGAGGCCAGCGGAAGTTTTCATGCTGGAGGCTGCTTATCCTCGGGTACTGCGGTCTACTGCAGTCGCGGAAGCTACGTCCAAGGACTCAACCTTAGCGAAGCTACGAGATGCCTTATGGTCTGGAGCTGAGCTACGTGACCCCGAGTTCAGGTTCTACGCAGATCGAAAACTTCAGATGAGCGTGCAAGAAGACTGTATACTTCTCGGATCGCGGGTGATCATCCCAAGTGCATTGCAGCAAGAAGTGTTGCGACTCCTTCATGAGGGGCACCATGGAATGACCAAGATGAAGGCTATCGCCAGAAGTCATGTCTGGTGGTCCTCGTTGGACGAGGACATTACTGCTGCAGTTCGCCAGTGTCAG GATTACTCCCCACGAAACTACCGGGTGCTCACCAGCGGAGCTGATCATGGGCAGTAA